The Bacteroidota bacterium region AAATATGATTAATATTCCGGTTTACTGGTTCTTGAAGAGTGGAAGAAGGGTTAATGATGGGCAACAGGAGCAATACAGACAGCAAAATGCATATAGGAATCAAAGCCTGTTGGTGTTGGAGGGTTTTTTTATGAAAATGTTGGGAGATTAATTATTGAATGAATTATCGTTTTATAAATCAAGGTTTCGACTTATGAAAATTATCTGTTATCTGTTTTATGTTTTTGTGATATTGTTATCATTCAAAAGCACAGTATCCATTGCAGCAAATAAAGATGAAGAAGGCTGGATATTAAGGTGCGATGATTATAATGGTGATTATACGGGAGCACCTGTTGCCAACGGGACGATAGGCATCCTGCCATGGAAAGAACCTTTTTCTATCCGTCACGTGATACTTAACCATATTTTCGAATACAGTGATGCAGACGGAGTCAACAAGGTTATGCAGGGGATCAATCCGTTCAATCTGGCAATGACGGTCGATGGTGATCTTATTGATGGAAAGGACATAACTTCCTGGCAACAATGGATTGACATGCGTAATGCCAGCCATAACACATCTTTCATTGCCAACGGCAAAGTAAAGGTGGAATATTCTGTGGTTGCCCTTCGGAATATGCCTTATGCTGCTGTGGTAAACGTTCATCTGACGGCTTTGAAAGATGCCGGGATTTCCTTTACTACCGGAATGAAGGTTCCGGAGAGGGAATACCAGAGTCCGCAATTTCTGTTTCAGACCTTTAACAGAGGGGGGCAGAAGGACGGAATCCTTCAAACAATTGCAAAAACTTCTCACGACCGTTATGAAGTCTCGGCAGCTTCTTCTTTTATTTTTCAGGAAGGAAAATTTGATTATAAATGCTTAGACAATCAATCAGCCCAGGCCGGAATAAGGCTTTTATCCGGGCAGAAAGCAGTTTTCAGTCTCGTGGGAACCATTTGTACGACCCATGATTTCAGCGATCCGTTCAGCGAGTCCAAGAGAGAAATCATATATATACATCATCAGAACGTAGATAGCGTATTGGCCGTTCACAAAAAATGCTGGAACGAACTGTGGAAGGGCGACATCGAAATAAGGGGGGATGTGGAGGCACAGCATGTTGTGCGGTTTGCCCTGTACAATTTGTATTCATTTTGCCGGCAGGGAACAGATTTGAGTATCTCCCCGATGGGATTATCATCGCAGGGGTATAACGGGCATATATTCTGGGATGCGGAAACCTGGATGTTTCCATCTATGTTGCTGATGAATGAAGGGATAGCAAGATCCATGATCAGTTACAGGACTGGTCGCCTGAAAGCTGCCGAAAGGCGTGCCGCCTCATACGGATATGCCGGGGCAATGTTTCCATGGGAATCGGACGATTTCGGAGAGGAATCTACGCCGA contains the following coding sequences:
- a CDS encoding glycoside hydrolase family 65 protein — encoded protein: MKIICYLFYVFVILLSFKSTVSIAANKDEEGWILRCDDYNGDYTGAPVANGTIGILPWKEPFSIRHVILNHIFEYSDADGVNKVMQGINPFNLAMTVDGDLIDGKDITSWQQWIDMRNASHNTSFIANGKVKVEYSVVALRNMPYAAVVNVHLTALKDAGISFTTGMKVPEREYQSPQFLFQTFNRGGQKDGILQTIAKTSHDRYEVSAASSFIFQEGKFDYKCLDNQSAQAGIRLLSGQKAVFSLVGTICTTHDFSDPFSESKREIIYIHHQNVDSVLAVHKKCWNELWKGDIEIRGDVEAQHVVRFALYNLYSFCRQGTDLSISPMGLSSQGYNGHIFWDAETWMFPSMLLMNEGIARSMISYRTGRLKAAERRAASYGYAGAMFPWESDDFGEESTPIFAITGQFEHHISADIAIACWNYYCVAHDKKWLTEKGWPLIREVAEFWASRVRKNTDGSYSIPGVVGADEYAEGITDNAFTNGSAIKALHCAVKAAKELNEKAPSEWADIADKIRIIHGQDGITQEYEGYKGQQIKQADENLLAYPLGIITDRDQIRRDLEYYDAKIDHKNGPAMTYGIFCVQYARIEDARKAEETFRRCYRPNMRPPFGVFAETPSSHNPYFATGAGALLQAVINGFGGLEITDKGIVQCKSVLPASWESLTIKGVGMAHKTYRVVNEK